A section of the Pseudovibrio sp. M1P-2-3 genome encodes:
- a CDS encoding TrmH family RNA methyltransferase: protein MSYQKKTQGPKGQKEPRRSGNNARHATNTKRYISKDKEEGPFHIYGLHTIEAAFNNPQRKRHKLFASPNALQRLQERNIKIDVPVETLPPRQIDKLVPKDAVHQGAVLLVDPLPDLGAEELGSGRLVLALDQVTDPHNVGAILRSAVALSADAVVTTRRHAPEEGPVLAKTASGALDMINHVRVTNLARFVDEMQKEGYQAIALDSEGPASLEETEFSDKTLLILGSEGKGVRHGIRQKCDALARLDMPGPIKSLNVSNAAILSLYICRSKMGL from the coding sequence ATGAGCTATCAAAAAAAGACACAAGGTCCAAAAGGACAAAAAGAACCACGCCGGAGCGGTAACAACGCCCGCCATGCGACTAATACAAAGCGCTACATAAGTAAGGACAAGGAAGAGGGACCATTTCATATTTATGGCCTTCATACAATTGAAGCTGCCTTCAACAACCCACAACGAAAGAGGCACAAGCTCTTTGCAAGCCCAAATGCACTGCAAAGACTTCAAGAGCGCAACATCAAGATTGATGTACCCGTTGAGACTCTGCCTCCCAGACAAATTGATAAGCTGGTACCAAAAGATGCAGTTCATCAGGGAGCTGTCTTACTTGTGGACCCTCTGCCGGATCTGGGCGCAGAAGAGTTGGGTTCAGGCCGTCTGGTTTTGGCGCTTGATCAAGTTACAGACCCTCATAATGTGGGTGCCATTTTACGCTCTGCTGTCGCGCTCTCCGCAGATGCGGTCGTAACGACGCGCAGGCACGCCCCAGAAGAGGGTCCCGTTCTTGCAAAAACAGCCAGCGGCGCACTGGATATGATCAATCATGTTCGCGTTACAAACTTGGCGCGCTTTGTGGATGAAATGCAAAAGGAGGGGTACCAAGCCATAGCACTGGATAGTGAAGGACCGGCCTCGCTTGAAGAAACAGAGTTCAGTGACAAGACGCTTCTTATTCTTGGATCAGAGGGCAAAGGAGTACGGCATGGCATTAGACAAAAATGTGATGCACTGGCGCGACTTGATATGCCCGGCCCAATCAAATCACTTAATGTGTCCAATGCAGCTATACTTTCTCTTTATATTTGCCGCAGCAAAATGGGGCTTTAG
- the tuf gene encoding elongation factor Tu, with amino-acid sequence MAKEKFERTKPHVNIGTIGHVDHGKTTLTAAITKSFGDFKAYDEIDGAPEERARGITISTAHVEYETEARHYAHVDCPGHADYVKNMITGAAQMDGAILVVNAADGPMPQTREHILLARQVGVPALVVFMNKVDQVDDEELLELVEMEVRELLSSYEFPGDDIPIIAGSALAALEDRDDAIGKDKIVELMAAVDDYIPTPERPRDLPFLMPIEDVFSISGRGTVVTGRVERGIINVGEEVEIVGIKDTTKTTVTGVEMFRKLLDRGEAGDNIGALIRGVAREEVERGQVLCKPGSVTPHTKFKAEAYILTKEEGGRHTPFFTNYRPQFYFRTTDVTGVVSLPEGTEMVMPGDNISVSVELIVPIAMEDGLRFAIREGGRTVGAGVVAEIIE; translated from the coding sequence ATGGCGAAGGAAAAATTTGAGCGTACTAAGCCGCACGTCAATATTGGTACTATTGGTCACGTTGATCATGGTAAGACAACTTTGACTGCAGCAATCACTAAATCTTTCGGTGATTTTAAGGCTTACGACGAAATCGATGGCGCTCCTGAAGAGCGTGCTCGCGGTATCACCATTTCAACAGCACACGTTGAATATGAAACCGAAGCTCGTCACTACGCACACGTTGACTGTCCAGGCCACGCCGATTATGTGAAAAACATGATCACTGGTGCGGCTCAGATGGATGGCGCGATCCTCGTTGTTAACGCTGCAGATGGCCCAATGCCTCAGACACGTGAGCACATTCTACTCGCACGTCAGGTTGGTGTTCCTGCTCTGGTTGTCTTCATGAACAAAGTTGACCAGGTTGATGATGAAGAGCTTCTTGAACTCGTAGAAATGGAAGTTCGTGAACTTCTGTCTTCCTACGAATTCCCAGGCGATGATATTCCTATCATTGCAGGTTCAGCTCTTGCTGCTCTTGAAGACCGCGATGACGCGATCGGCAAAGACAAGATCGTTGAGCTGATGGCTGCTGTTGATGATTACATTCCTACTCCGGAACGTCCTCGCGACCTGCCATTCCTGATGCCAATCGAAGATGTGTTCTCTATCTCTGGCCGTGGTACTGTTGTAACCGGTCGTGTAGAGCGCGGTATCATCAACGTTGGTGAAGAAGTCGAAATCGTTGGTATCAAAGATACGACTAAGACCACTGTTACTGGTGTTGAAATGTTCCGCAAGCTGCTTGATCGCGGTGAAGCAGGCGACAACATCGGCGCACTTATTCGCGGCGTAGCTCGTGAAGAAGTTGAGCGTGGTCAGGTTCTTTGTAAGCCGGGTTCCGTTACTCCGCACACAAAGTTCAAGGCAGAGGCATACATCCTCACCAAGGAAGAGGGTGGTCGTCATACACCATTCTTCACCAACTACCGTCCACAGTTCTACTTCCGTACAACTGATGTGACTGGTGTTGTTTCTCTGCCAGAAGGCACGGAAATGGTAATGCCTGGCGATAACATCTCAGTTTCAGTTGAACTGATCGTGCCTATCGCTATGGAAGACGGTCTGCGCTTCGCTATTCGCGAAGGTGGTCGTACCGTTGGTGCCGGCGTTGTAGCTGAAATCATCGAGTAG